Proteins encoded in a region of the Veillonella parvula genome:
- a CDS encoding efflux RND transporter permease subunit — MSKFFINRPIFAIVIAIVITLVGLISMMNLPVARYPQISPPTVRVNTAYTGATAQVVNDTVASVIETQIVGVQDMDYMTSNSSSNGSYSLTVQFNQGTDADMDAVNTQNRVQAALAQLPSEVQAVGVTTTKSSGDMALIFSLSSPNGTYDATFLKNYGTNYMMDTIKSIKGVGSVQEFGSDYSMRIWLDPAKMQKLGVTISEVTAAIKGQNLQAAAGTVGKNPTNGEQAFQYPIKIDGRLVTPEQFGNIAIKSTNGKVLHLKDVSRIQIGAEGYDFIAKSAHKEVAGFAISLQNDANALETIANVKKVLDEQSKSFPPDMQYNVVVDNTKFVSASINEVEHTFVEALLLVLVVVYVFLQSWRSTIIPMIAVPVSLLGTFGAFILLDFSINTLTLFAMVLAIGLVVDDAIVVVEAVEYELKYNGLPPKEAAIKAMENVQGPVIGIAFVLTAVFVPVAFMGGITGILYKQFALTIAVSVVISAIIALVLTPALCATMLKPHISKEREDWLHRQLNKFNAALERFSNWYGIQLARLSHRLSLTVIALLVFAGGTALVFHFLPTSFVPAEDSGYYMIAINEPPGATSERTMATLEKIASFLEEKNDPEKPKDEQLFQEVFTVAGFDLLGGGQKSSAGVIFATMSDWKYRTTAATSINAMVGQTFGFAAQGVPEATVIAMNPPSIPGLGTTGGFSMYIINKAGDSPQVMADRTNEFIAEARKSPAIQSIYTTFDTSTPTLQFNVNREKAAQDGVALADIFTTLQGFYGSIQVNDFTTYGKNYKVVVQAEDAYRQNADQLNMLAVRNSNGQMVPVSNYITKEQTGTPSSITRFDNAMAVQIGGSQARGYSSGDAINALKEAAAKTLPAGYTYDWAGQSREELKAGSQSMLILGLGLVFVFLILAALYESWKVPFAVLFSVPSGMIGASLVPFLLNFTGRYSLANDIYMQIGLLTLVGLAAKNAILIIEYAKIRVDERGMNVVDAAIEAAKIRLRPILMTSFAFILGVLPLAVSTGAGSGARTSMGVTVVAGMTTATLFGIFIIPMLFIIIETLGPGLLTNRKKNHD; from the coding sequence GTGTCGAAATTCTTTATTAATCGACCTATCTTTGCCATCGTAATAGCCATTGTTATTACGTTGGTAGGGCTTATCTCCATGATGAACCTTCCGGTAGCTCGATATCCACAAATTTCTCCACCTACAGTTCGCGTTAATACTGCCTATACTGGTGCAACTGCTCAAGTTGTTAATGATACGGTAGCCAGTGTTATTGAAACGCAGATTGTAGGCGTACAAGATATGGACTATATGACTTCTAATAGTTCCAGTAACGGTAGCTATTCGTTGACTGTTCAGTTCAATCAAGGTACAGATGCTGATATGGATGCGGTTAATACGCAAAACCGTGTTCAAGCAGCACTTGCACAATTGCCTTCAGAAGTACAAGCTGTAGGTGTTACAACTACTAAATCTTCTGGTGATATGGCACTTATATTCTCTTTGAGTTCACCAAATGGCACATATGATGCAACATTCTTAAAGAACTATGGTACCAATTATATGATGGATACTATCAAATCCATTAAGGGTGTTGGTTCTGTACAGGAGTTCGGATCTGATTATTCTATGCGCATTTGGTTGGATCCTGCAAAGATGCAAAAACTTGGTGTTACTATCTCTGAAGTTACGGCGGCTATTAAAGGTCAAAACTTACAAGCCGCAGCAGGTACAGTAGGGAAAAATCCTACAAATGGTGAACAAGCATTCCAATATCCTATCAAAATTGATGGACGTCTCGTAACACCTGAACAATTTGGTAATATTGCTATTAAAAGCACTAATGGTAAGGTGTTACATCTAAAAGATGTCTCCCGTATTCAAATTGGGGCTGAAGGATATGACTTCATTGCAAAATCTGCTCATAAAGAGGTTGCCGGTTTTGCTATTTCCCTACAAAATGATGCTAATGCATTAGAAACAATTGCTAATGTTAAGAAAGTTCTAGATGAGCAATCTAAATCCTTCCCACCAGATATGCAATATAACGTAGTTGTAGATAATACTAAATTCGTAAGTGCATCTATTAATGAGGTTGAGCATACATTTGTAGAGGCATTGCTCCTTGTTTTAGTTGTAGTATATGTGTTCTTACAATCTTGGCGATCCACAATCATTCCTATGATTGCTGTGCCAGTATCTTTGCTTGGTACATTTGGCGCTTTCATTTTATTAGATTTCTCTATTAACACTTTGACGCTTTTTGCCATGGTTTTGGCTATCGGCCTTGTTGTTGATGATGCTATCGTCGTAGTAGAAGCTGTTGAATATGAGTTAAAATATAATGGTTTACCTCCAAAAGAGGCGGCTATTAAAGCGATGGAAAATGTGCAAGGACCAGTAATTGGTATTGCCTTTGTATTGACTGCTGTATTTGTACCAGTTGCTTTCATGGGTGGTATAACAGGCATCCTTTACAAACAGTTCGCATTAACGATTGCCGTTTCCGTTGTAATTTCAGCTATTATCGCGCTTGTGTTGACACCAGCATTATGTGCTACTATGTTGAAACCACATATATCTAAAGAGCGTGAAGACTGGTTACATCGCCAATTAAATAAGTTTAATGCTGCTCTAGAACGATTCAGTAATTGGTATGGCATCCAATTAGCGCGTTTAAGCCATCGTTTGAGTTTAACTGTTATTGCATTGCTAGTCTTTGCAGGTGGTACAGCCTTAGTATTTCACTTCTTACCAACTTCTTTCGTACCAGCTGAAGATAGTGGTTACTACATGATTGCTATTAATGAGCCACCTGGTGCTACGTCGGAACGTACTATGGCTACACTTGAAAAAATTGCATCTTTCTTGGAAGAAAAAAATGATCCTGAAAAACCTAAGGACGAACAATTATTCCAAGAAGTATTTACTGTCGCTGGTTTTGACCTCTTAGGTGGTGGTCAAAAGTCTAGTGCGGGTGTAATTTTTGCTACTATGTCTGACTGGAAATATCGTACTACTGCTGCAACTTCTATCAATGCAATGGTTGGTCAAACCTTTGGTTTTGCCGCTCAAGGTGTACCTGAAGCAACAGTTATTGCTATGAATCCACCATCTATTCCAGGTCTTGGTACTACTGGTGGTTTTAGTATGTACATCATTAACAAAGCTGGCGATAGTCCACAAGTTATGGCTGACCGTACTAATGAATTTATTGCGGAAGCTCGTAAGAGCCCAGCAATTCAATCTATTTATACTACTTTTGATACATCTACGCCGACATTACAATTTAATGTAAATCGTGAAAAAGCGGCTCAAGATGGTGTAGCATTAGCTGATATCTTTACCACTTTGCAAGGGTTCTATGGTAGTATTCAAGTTAACGACTTTACTACTTATGGTAAAAACTATAAGGTTGTAGTCCAAGCGGAAGACGCATATCGTCAAAATGCGGATCAGCTTAATATGTTAGCTGTTAGAAATAGCAATGGCCAAATGGTTCCTGTTTCTAACTATATTACAAAGGAACAAACAGGTACACCATCTAGCATTACTCGCTTTGATAATGCGATGGCCGTACAAATTGGTGGTTCTCAAGCTAGAGGATATTCCTCTGGTGATGCTATCAATGCATTAAAAGAGGCCGCCGCTAAAACATTACCTGCTGGTTATACATATGATTGGGCAGGGCAATCTCGTGAAGAGTTAAAAGCCGGTTCTCAATCTATGTTGATTCTAGGTTTAGGCCTTGTCTTTGTATTCTTAATCTTGGCTGCCTTATATGAGTCTTGGAAGGTTCCATTTGCCGTATTGTTCTCCGTACCATCTGGTATGATTGGTGCTTCTTTAGTACCATTCTTATTGAACTTTACAGGCAGATACTCTTTGGCAAATGATATTTATATGCAAATTGGTCTTTTAACCTTGGTTGGCTTGGCTGCAAAAAATGCGATTCTGATTATCGAATATGCTAAGATTCGCGTTGACGAGCGTGGTATGAACGTGGTTGATGCCGCTATCGAAGCTGCAAAAATTCGTTTGCGTCCAATTTTGATGACATCCTTTGCATTTATTCTTGGTGTATTACCATTGGCAGTATCTACTGGTGCTGGTTCTGGTGCACGTACTTCCATGGGGGTTACAGTAGTAGCAGGGATGACAACAGCTACATTGTTTGGTATCTTTATCATTCCAATGTTGTTTATCATTATTGAAACACTTGGACCTGGTTTGTTAACAAACCGCAAAAAAAATCACGACTAA
- a CDS encoding manganese-dependent inorganic pyrophosphatase codes for MSDVKTYVAGHKSPDTDSICSAISFANLLTQMGTPATPVCAGEANKETTYILNHFGFEHPQIVKNWEEFAPEGGNLYLTDHNESKQIIDGYKSMNMCGVVDHHRIGDFETDGPVFMRLEPVGCSNTIITKLYMENNQEIPKGIAGLMLSAIISDTVLFRSPTCTETDKEMAHKLAEIAGVDIESYGLDMLKAGADISDLTNDDIVRTDMKEFSEAGKTISIGQISVMDTTDVLAKQGELVQALEALRNANNYDASYIMITNILDESTTLLFSGDVEAVVTKAFEKEIKDNGVFLPNTMSRKKQIVPPILGAMK; via the coding sequence ATGAGTGATGTAAAAACATATGTAGCAGGTCATAAAAGCCCTGATACGGATTCAATTTGTTCTGCTATTTCCTTTGCTAACTTACTAACACAAATGGGAACACCAGCAACTCCAGTCTGTGCAGGTGAAGCTAACAAAGAAACAACATATATTTTGAATCATTTTGGCTTTGAACACCCACAAATCGTTAAGAACTGGGAAGAATTTGCTCCAGAAGGCGGCAACTTGTATTTAACAGACCATAATGAATCCAAACAAATTATTGATGGTTACAAATCCATGAATATGTGTGGTGTTGTAGATCATCATCGTATTGGTGATTTTGAAACTGATGGACCTGTATTCATGCGTTTAGAACCAGTTGGTTGCTCCAATACAATCATTACTAAATTGTACATGGAGAATAATCAAGAAATTCCTAAAGGCATTGCAGGTTTGATGTTATCTGCTATCATTTCTGATACTGTATTATTCCGTTCTCCAACATGTACAGAAACAGATAAAGAAATGGCTCATAAATTAGCTGAAATCGCTGGCGTAGATATTGAGTCCTATGGGCTAGATATGTTGAAAGCGGGAGCAGATATTTCTGATTTAACTAATGATGATATCGTTCGTACAGACATGAAAGAGTTCTCTGAAGCAGGTAAGACTATTTCTATCGGTCAAATTTCTGTTATGGATACAACTGATGTATTGGCTAAACAAGGCGAACTAGTACAAGCCTTAGAAGCGCTTCGCAATGCTAATAACTATGATGCATCTTACATCATGATTACAAATATTCTCGATGAAAGTACTACATTGTTGTTTAGTGGAGATGTAGAGGCCGTAGTTACTAAAGCATTTGAAAAAGAAATAAAGGATAATGGTGTATTCTTACCTAATACTATGTCTCGTAAAAAACAAATTGTACCACCAATTCTTGGTGCCATGAAATAG